A genome region from Triticum aestivum cultivar Chinese Spring chromosome 2B, IWGSC CS RefSeq v2.1, whole genome shotgun sequence includes the following:
- the LOC123044047 gene encoding novel plant SNARE 13 — translation MAASDVPMSPELEQIDGEIQDIFRALQNGFQKIDKIKDSNRQSKQLEELTGRMRECKRLIKEFDRVLKDEEKRNTSEVNKQLNDKKQFMIKELNSYVTMRKTYQSSLGNKRIELFDAGNDQVAEDNVQMASEMSNQQLIDSGMKQMDQTDQAIERSKMVVAQTVEVGAQTATTLTQQTDQMKRIGNELDSVHFSLKKASQMVKEIGRQVATDKCIMGFLFLIVCGVIAIIVVKIVNPHNKSIPDIPGLAPPAPPVQNRKLLSVDPFRML, via the exons ATGGCGGCGAGCGACGTGCCCATGAGCCCCGAGCTCGAGCAGATCGACGGCGAGATCCAGGACATCTTCCGCGCCCTACA GAATGGGTTCCAGAAGATTGACAAGATCAAGGACTCCAACAGGCAGTCCAAGCAGCTGGAAGAACTCACTGGGAGGATGAGGGAGTGCAAGCG CTTAATCAAGGAATTTGATCGTGTACTCAAAGATGAGGAGAAAAGGAATACTTCTGAGGTCAACAAACAGCTAAATGACAAGAAGCAATTTATG ATCAAGGAGTTGAATTCGTATGTCACCATGAGGAAGAC GTACCAAAGTAGCCTGGGTAACAAGAGGATTGAACTATTCGATGCTGGTAATGACCAGGTAGCTGAAGATAATGTTCAAATGGCATCAG AAATGTCAAATCAACAACTGATTGATTCTGGAATGAAACAAATGGACCAAACAGACCAAGCTATTGAGCGTTCGAAAATG GTTGTTGCACAAACTGTTGAAGTTGGAGCTCAAACTGCTACAACTCTAACACAGCAA ACTGACCAAATGAAGAGAATTGGCAATGAGCTAGATTCCGTTCACTTCTCATTGAAGAAGGCTAGTCAAATGGTGAAAGAGATTGGTCGTCAG GTTGCAACTGACAAATGCATCATGGGGTTTCTGTTTTTGATAGTTTGTGGTGTGATTGCGATCATTGTTGTCAAG ATCGTCAACCCACATAACAAAAGCATCCCAGACATCCCGGGACTGGCGCCTCCTGCCCCTCCTGTGCAGAACCGGAAGCTGCTATCCGTAGATCCTTTCAGAATGCTCTGA